A genomic region of Porticoccaceae bacterium LTM1 contains the following coding sequences:
- a CDS encoding DUF2909 domain-containing protein: MLLKVIIVVLLIAVIASLTSGLYFLFADLGGRKRTLYALGIRITLAALLLIAIAYGFYSGQLSVQAPWYGRY; encoded by the coding sequence ATGCTGCTTAAAGTCATTATTGTTGTACTGCTGATCGCGGTTATTGCCAGTCTTACCAGCGGCCTCTATTTTTTATTTGCCGATCTGGGCGGACGCAAACGAACACTCTATGCACTGGGTATTCGTATCACACTTGCTGCCTTGTTACTGATCGCCATTGCCTATGGGTTTTACTCCGGCCAGCTCAGCGTTCAGGCGCCCTGGTACGGACGCTATTAA
- a CDS encoding cytochrome c oxidase subunit 3: MSSETYYVPESSKLPLLATIGLITTVFGASHWLNDSSVLGIGGFEIFMVGALIFAGVLASWWNTVIKENMAGLPNAQLKRSYVWGMGWFIFSEVMFFFIFFFALAYVRIYGLDWLEADTLSQWGEFTADWPLMTTPDQALNGEGATEFIGPNAIIDPWHLPLYNTIILLASSFTVHIAHNAIKAGKRGAFNLWLGITIALGATFLYFQVVEYHEAYTDLGLTLQSGIYGTTFFMLTGFHGAHVTMGTIMLLIQLCRSVFGGHFKKDDHFGFEASSWYWHFVDVVWVCLFIFVYVL, translated from the coding sequence ATGTCTAGTGAAACCTACTACGTTCCCGAATCCAGCAAGCTACCGCTGCTGGCGACCATCGGGTTGATTACTACCGTATTTGGCGCGTCGCACTGGCTGAATGATTCCAGTGTGTTGGGTATCGGCGGTTTTGAAATCTTTATGGTCGGTGCGCTTATTTTTGCCGGAGTATTGGCAAGTTGGTGGAACACCGTCATTAAGGAGAATATGGCGGGTCTGCCCAATGCCCAGCTAAAGCGTTCCTACGTTTGGGGGATGGGCTGGTTTATTTTCTCCGAGGTGATGTTCTTCTTTATATTCTTCTTTGCCCTGGCCTATGTACGGATTTACGGACTGGACTGGCTTGAGGCGGATACGCTGAGTCAATGGGGTGAATTCACGGCAGATTGGCCGCTGATGACCACGCCAGATCAGGCGCTTAATGGTGAAGGAGCCACCGAATTTATTGGTCCCAACGCCATTATCGACCCCTGGCACTTGCCGCTCTACAACACCATTATTCTGCTGGCTTCGAGCTTTACTGTGCATATTGCCCACAATGCCATTAAGGCGGGCAAGCGCGGAGCGTTTAATCTGTGGTTAGGTATAACCATCGCGTTGGGTGCCACATTCCTCTATTTCCAAGTGGTTGAATACCACGAAGCCTATACCGATCTCGGTCTGACTTTGCAGTCTGGTATTTACGGCACCACCTTCTTTATGTTGACCGGCTTCCACGGTGCCCACGTCACCATGGGCACCATTATGCTGCTGATTCAACTATGTCGGTCGGTGTTTGGTGGCCACTTTAAGAAGGACGATCACTTTGGCTTTGAAGCCTCGTCCTGGTACTGGCACTTTGTGGATGTGGTGTGGGTGTGTCTGTTTATCTTTGTCTACGTACTTTAA
- a CDS encoding cytochrome c oxidase assembly protein, which produces MLLALVMFGFGFALVPLYDVFCEITGLNGKITGPYEAVPVAVDTSRTIKVQFIATNNENMPWEFAPVQEVVRVHPGEQTQIEFYARNATDRDMVAQAVPSLVPFKAAEYFHKMECFCFNQQPLKAGQSAKLPMIFTIDQDIPKQVHTITLSYTLFDITEMGHFTPKGDFQWGKG; this is translated from the coding sequence ATGCTGTTGGCGCTGGTGATGTTTGGCTTTGGCTTCGCACTGGTGCCACTTTATGACGTGTTCTGTGAGATCACCGGGTTAAACGGGAAAATCACCGGCCCGTATGAAGCAGTGCCGGTGGCGGTGGATACCAGCCGCACCATCAAGGTTCAGTTTATTGCCACCAACAATGAAAACATGCCCTGGGAGTTTGCGCCGGTACAGGAAGTGGTACGGGTGCACCCCGGCGAACAGACCCAGATTGAGTTCTATGCCCGCAATGCCACCGATCGCGATATGGTGGCGCAGGCGGTGCCCAGTCTGGTGCCGTTCAAGGCGGCGGAGTACTTCCATAAAATGGAATGCTTCTGCTTTAACCAGCAGCCGCTGAAAGCCGGCCAGTCGGCCAAGTTGCCGATGATATTCACCATCGACCAGGACATTCCAAAACAGGTTCATACCATCACCCTCTCTTACACACTGTTTGATATCACCGAGATGGGGCATTTCACCCCCAAAGGTGATTTCCAGTGGGGAAAGGGGTAG
- a CDS encoding YheV family putative zinc ribbon protein, whose amino-acid sequence MFSTKKRFIAGAVCPRCAEMDKIVAYREGDADYRECVSCGFKEELRIQSQPRELETRVNRTEAEKKAETQVVKLVDPTRK is encoded by the coding sequence ATGTTTTCCACCAAAAAACGCTTTATTGCCGGAGCGGTCTGTCCTCGCTGTGCAGAAATGGACAAAATTGTCGCCTATCGGGAAGGGGATGCCGATTACCGAGAGTGCGTAAGTTGCGGCTTTAAAGAGGAGTTGCGAATCCAGTCACAACCACGTGAGCTGGAGACTCGAGTCAATCGCACCGAAGCGGAAAAGAAAGCGGAAACCCAGGTCGTCAAACTGGTAGACCCCACCCGCAAATAG
- the ctaD gene encoding cytochrome c oxidase subunit I, with protein sequence MAHGPAKGIRRWLYTTNHKDIGSLYLWFSFAMFLLGGAFAMVIRAELFQPGLQLVEPEFFNQMTTMHGLVMVFGAIMPAFVGLANWMIPMMIGAPDMALPRMNNWSFWLLPFAFTMLACTLFTEGGAPQAGWTFYAPLSTTYANPLTATIFIFSVHVMGASSIMGSINIIATVLNMRAPGMTYMKMPLFVWTWLITAFLLVAVMPVLAGAVTMMLMDIHAGTSFFNAAGGGDPVLFQHVFWFFGHPEVYIIILPAFGVISQIIPTFSRKPLFGYSSMVYATASIAFLSFIVWAHHMFTVGMPLAGELFFMYATMLIAVPTGVKVFNWIATMFKGSISFETPMLFSIAFLVLFTIGGFTGVMLSIAPADFQYHDSYFVVAHFHYVMVAGAIFSMSAAVYYWLPKWTGRMYNEKLAQVHFWTSFIGFNLTFFPQHFVGLAGMPRRYADYALQFADFNMMSSCGAFLYGTSQLLFLVIIILTIKGGKKVSDEKVWEGAEGLEWTVPTPAPYHTFSTPPAVK encoded by the coding sequence ATGGCACACGGTCCTGCAAAAGGTATTCGCCGCTGGCTGTATACCACTAACCATAAAGATATTGGTTCACTCTACCTCTGGTTCAGCTTTGCCATGTTCCTGTTGGGCGGCGCATTCGCGATGGTGATTCGCGCCGAATTGTTCCAGCCGGGACTGCAACTGGTGGAGCCGGAGTTTTTTAACCAGATGACCACGATGCACGGGCTGGTGATGGTGTTTGGCGCCATCATGCCGGCCTTTGTGGGGCTGGCCAACTGGATGATTCCCATGATGATTGGCGCGCCGGATATGGCGCTGCCACGGATGAACAACTGGTCGTTCTGGCTCCTGCCGTTCGCCTTTACCATGTTGGCGTGCACCCTGTTTACCGAGGGTGGTGCGCCGCAGGCGGGCTGGACTTTTTACGCTCCGTTATCAACTACATATGCTAATCCGCTGACTGCGACGATATTTATCTTCTCGGTGCACGTAATGGGTGCTTCGTCCATTATGGGCTCCATCAATATCATCGCCACCGTACTCAATATGCGCGCACCGGGCATGACTTACATGAAGATGCCGCTGTTTGTGTGGACCTGGCTGATTACCGCCTTCCTGTTGGTGGCAGTGATGCCGGTGCTGGCGGGTGCAGTAACCATGATGTTGATGGATATTCATGCCGGTACCAGTTTCTTTAACGCTGCTGGGGGTGGAGATCCGGTGCTGTTCCAGCATGTGTTCTGGTTCTTTGGACACCCCGAGGTGTACATCATCATTCTGCCGGCGTTTGGGGTGATATCGCAGATTATTCCCACCTTCTCACGCAAGCCTCTGTTTGGTTACTCGTCGATGGTATACGCCACGGCGTCGATTGCGTTCCTGTCGTTTATCGTCTGGGCGCACCACATGTTTACTGTAGGGATGCCTCTGGCTGGTGAGCTGTTCTTTATGTACGCCACCATGTTGATCGCGGTACCGACGGGTGTGAAGGTATTTAACTGGATCGCCACTATGTTCAAGGGGTCGATCAGTTTTGAAACGCCAATGCTGTTCTCTATCGCGTTTCTGGTGTTGTTCACCATTGGTGGTTTTACCGGAGTGATGTTGTCCATTGCACCGGCGGACTTCCAGTACCACGACAGCTACTTTGTGGTGGCTCACTTCCACTACGTGATGGTGGCGGGGGCAATCTTCAGTATGTCTGCGGCGGTGTACTACTGGCTGCCGAAGTGGACCGGTCGCATGTACAACGAGAAATTGGCCCAGGTGCACTTCTGGACCTCCTTTATCGGCTTTAACCTCACCTTCTTCCCACAGCACTTTGTCGGATTGGCCGGTATGCCCCGCCGCTATGCGGACTACGCCCTGCAGTTTGCTGACTTCAACATGATGTCGAGCTGTGGTGCGTTCCTCTACGGAACATCGCAATTGCTGTTCCTGGTGATCATTATTCTCACCATCAAGGGCGGCAAGAAAGTATCCGACGAGAAAGTCTGGGAAGGCGCGGAAGGTCTTGAGTGGACAGTACCCACCCCGGCGCCCTATCACACCTTCTCTACCCCGCCGGCGGTGAAATAA
- a CDS encoding MATE family efflux transporter: protein MKHPDIHKQVLAIAWPMILAGASVPLLGIVDTAILGHLDEVTFLSAVAVGASALSLLLWLLSFLRMGTTGLVARAWGGQDNQQCRELLWQSLALAFGLGLLLIVLQQPIFQLILWLLGPSDDIRDFALEYCHIRIWAAPAALCSYAAIGWLLGLQRARQTLVILATTNLANIGFDFFFIMGLGLNSAGAAWASLLAEYIGVGIAFIFVRRELKKLGGDVDPRTLLKPRTYKRLLTVNRDLFIRTACVVFTFTFFTAQGARLGDEILAVNAILMQLVMLTSYGLDGIAHAAESLTGHAVGARDSHRFRATSRATLQWGGGIAILASLAFLLFQQPIIALFTSLPEVIALANNYYGWLVSIPVLAAGCFILDGVFLGADRTHAMRNIMFAATALLFLPAWWLALPLGNHGLWLAFALFMAGRSVLMAISYRALVGQSSDFVQSGRE from the coding sequence ATGAAACACCCAGATATCCACAAACAAGTCCTCGCCATCGCCTGGCCAATGATTCTGGCTGGCGCTTCTGTACCACTATTGGGAATTGTCGATACCGCAATTCTCGGCCACCTGGACGAAGTGACTTTTCTCAGTGCCGTTGCGGTAGGAGCCAGTGCGTTGTCACTGCTGTTGTGGCTGTTGTCGTTTTTGCGAATGGGTACAACAGGGTTGGTGGCGCGGGCCTGGGGCGGACAGGATAACCAGCAGTGCCGAGAGCTGTTGTGGCAGTCGCTGGCTCTGGCGTTTGGATTGGGTTTGCTACTGATAGTGTTGCAGCAACCGATCTTTCAACTGATTCTCTGGCTGTTGGGCCCCAGTGACGATATCCGTGACTTCGCCCTCGAGTATTGCCATATTCGCATCTGGGCGGCACCGGCAGCACTCTGCAGTTACGCGGCAATTGGCTGGTTGCTGGGTTTGCAGCGAGCCCGTCAAACCCTGGTTATCCTGGCCACCACCAACCTTGCCAATATCGGCTTCGATTTCTTTTTTATTATGGGCCTTGGCCTCAACAGCGCCGGAGCGGCATGGGCATCACTGCTGGCCGAATACATTGGCGTCGGTATCGCGTTTATTTTTGTGCGCCGCGAACTGAAAAAGCTCGGTGGCGATGTCGATCCCCGCACCCTGCTGAAACCCCGCACCTACAAGCGGCTACTGACCGTCAATCGCGATCTGTTTATTCGCACCGCCTGTGTGGTGTTTACCTTTACCTTTTTCACCGCTCAGGGGGCACGGCTTGGCGATGAAATTCTGGCCGTCAATGCGATTCTGATGCAGCTGGTGATGCTCACCTCCTACGGCCTGGACGGTATCGCCCACGCTGCCGAATCGCTGACCGGGCATGCAGTGGGAGCCAGAGATTCACATCGATTTCGGGCCACCAGCCGCGCCACATTGCAGTGGGGCGGTGGGATTGCCATTCTGGCTTCGCTGGCATTTTTGCTGTTCCAGCAGCCAATTATCGCGCTGTTCACCAGCCTGCCGGAGGTTATCGCTCTGGCCAATAACTACTACGGCTGGTTGGTCTCAATACCAGTGCTGGCGGCAGGCTGCTTTATCCTCGACGGGGTTTTTCTGGGTGCTGATCGCACCCATGCCATGCGCAATATCATGTTTGCGGCGACCGCGTTGCTCTTCCTGCCGGCCTGGTGGCTGGCGCTGCCCCTGGGCAATCACGGATTGTGGCTGGCGTTTGCGCTCTTTATGGCAGGGCGCAGTGTGTTAATGGCCATCAGTTACCGGGCCTTGGTAGGCCAAAGCTCTGATTTCGTCCAGTCGGGTAGAGAATAA
- the coxB gene encoding cytochrome c oxidase subunit II produces MFARAKQLLLLLGSAVFPWASALAETAARSDVNMPVGVTKVSREIYDVHMLMFWICVAIGVVVFGVLIYSLIKFRKSKGAVAATFHESTKVEILWTVIPFFILIGMAWPATTALISVYDTEEADLDIKITGMQWKWRYDYIGEDVGFVSSLATSKEEIYNRARKNDSYLSEVDNPLVVPVGKKVRFLVTANDVIHSWWVPDLAVKRDAIPGFTHEAWAKIDEPGTYHGFCAELCGKDHAFMPIVVKAVPEPEYNQWLADQKAEAAALRELTSKTFTLEELMERGKQVYSTNCASCHMENGEGVQGAFPALKGSAIALGPVRDHINIVVHGKTGTAMQAFGTNIADVDMAAVITYERNAWGNDTGDAVQPIDVYNFKKGE; encoded by the coding sequence ATGTTCGCTAGAGCAAAACAGCTGTTGCTGTTGTTGGGCTCGGCGGTGTTCCCTTGGGCGTCAGCCCTGGCGGAAACTGCTGCCCGATCGGACGTAAATATGCCGGTCGGGGTCACCAAGGTTAGTCGCGAAATCTACGATGTCCATATGTTGATGTTCTGGATTTGTGTCGCGATTGGCGTAGTGGTGTTCGGAGTCCTCATTTACAGCCTGATCAAATTCCGTAAGTCCAAGGGCGCAGTTGCCGCCACTTTCCACGAAAGCACCAAAGTGGAAATTCTCTGGACCGTTATTCCCTTCTTTATCCTGATTGGTATGGCCTGGCCGGCCACCACAGCATTAATCAGTGTCTACGACACCGAAGAAGCGGATCTTGATATCAAGATTACCGGAATGCAGTGGAAATGGCGCTACGACTACATCGGGGAAGATGTGGGCTTTGTCAGCAGCCTCGCTACCTCCAAAGAAGAAATCTACAACCGTGCGCGCAAAAACGACAGTTACCTGAGTGAAGTGGACAACCCGTTGGTGGTTCCGGTGGGCAAAAAAGTACGCTTTCTGGTGACTGCCAACGATGTTATCCACTCCTGGTGGGTGCCGGACTTGGCGGTGAAACGCGATGCCATCCCCGGGTTTACCCACGAAGCCTGGGCCAAAATCGACGAACCCGGAACTTATCACGGCTTTTGTGCCGAGTTGTGCGGCAAGGACCACGCCTTTATGCCAATTGTGGTGAAAGCGGTACCAGAGCCGGAATACAACCAGTGGCTGGCTGATCAGAAAGCCGAAGCGGCAGCGCTGCGCGAATTGACCAGTAAAACCTTTACCCTCGAAGAGCTGATGGAGCGCGGCAAGCAGGTTTACAGCACCAACTGCGCATCCTGTCATATGGAAAATGGTGAAGGGGTTCAGGGGGCATTCCCGGCGCTGAAAGGCAGCGCGATCGCACTGGGTCCGGTACGTGACCACATCAATATTGTGGTGCACGGCAAAACCGGTACGGCGATGCAGGCCTTTGGTACCAACATAGCCGATGTCGATATGGCCGCTGTCATCACCTACGAGCGCAATGCCTGGGGCAATGACACCGGCGATGCGGTTCAGCCCATCGATGTTTATAACTTCAAGAAAGGCGAATAG